Proteins encoded within one genomic window of Arachis ipaensis cultivar K30076 chromosome B08, Araip1.1, whole genome shotgun sequence:
- the LOC107611015 gene encoding uncharacterized protein LOC107611015, with the protein MAFIKSILSEKKALKGDETVVLTKEYSALIQRKLPKKMSDPGSFLIFYNIETVTFEKALCDLGSSINLIPLSILKKLGIQEAQATMISLQMADKSLRQAYGLVENVLLKVGELFLLADFVILDTGEDTDDSIIPEKAIPNHWKSPN; encoded by the coding sequence ATGGCCTTCATAAAAAGCATACTCTCTGAGAAGAAGGCCTTGAAGGGAGATGAAACTGTGGTCTTGACCAAGGAGTATAGTGCTCTGATTCAGAGAAAGCTACCCAAGAAGATGTCAGATCCTGGAAGCTTTCTGATTTTCTATAACATTGAGACTGTTACATTTGAGAAGGCACTATGTGATCTTGGTTCAAGCATAAATCTGATACCTCTGTCCATATTGAAGAAGCTGGGAATCCAAGAAGCACAGGCAACAATGATATCCCTGCAAATGGCTGACAAGTCTCTGAGGCAAGCATATGGGCTAGTGGAGAACGTACTACTCAAGGTTGGAGAGCTATTCCTCCTAGCAGATTTTGTGATACTTGACACGGGAGAGGATACAGATGACTCCATCATCCCAGAAAAGGCCATTCCTAACCACTGGAAGAGCCCTAATTAA